The following coding sequences lie in one Methanopyrus sp. SNP6 genomic window:
- a CDS encoding ABC transporter ATP-binding protein gives MPPAVAAEGLRKEYGEVVALRDVSVEIETGELVAILGPNGAGKSTFIKIVCGVTRPTSGRIEVLGGDPADPETKRRVGIVPQQGGMYPEQTVRENLLFYSKLYGREPNLEPLEMLDVDRFMDRKVGQLSGGMRKRAAIAITLALEPEMLVLDEPTNELDPMARKDVIRVTREFHRRGVTILYVSHEVYEVEQLKPDRVLIFLEGRKELDEPFDRVMERHGSLLEAYEGVASCPGE, from the coding sequence GTGCCACCCGCCGTAGCAGCTGAGGGCCTAAGGAAGGAATACGGCGAGGTCGTGGCGTTGCGCGACGTGTCCGTGGAGATAGAGACGGGAGAGTTGGTAGCCATCTTGGGACCCAACGGTGCCGGTAAGTCCACGTTCATCAAGATCGTCTGCGGGGTCACTCGTCCCACCTCGGGTCGTATCGAGGTACTTGGAGGCGATCCCGCCGACCCCGAGACCAAGCGCAGGGTCGGTATCGTCCCGCAGCAGGGAGGTATGTACCCTGAGCAAACCGTCCGGGAGAACCTTCTGTTCTACTCCAAATTGTACGGTCGGGAACCGAACCTCGAACCCCTTGAAATGCTCGATGTGGACCGGTTCATGGACAGGAAGGTGGGGCAGCTCTCCGGCGGTATGCGGAAGCGCGCCGCGATCGCTATCACCCTCGCCCTGGAGCCGGAGATGCTCGTCCTGGACGAACCCACGAACGAGCTCGATCCCATGGCGCGTAAGGACGTGATACGGGTGACGAGGGAGTTCCACAGGCGTGGGGTCACCATACTATACGTTTCCCATGAGGTCTACGAGGTAGAGCAGCTGAAACCCGACCGAGTGCTGATCTTCCTCGAGGGCCGCAAGGAGCTCGACGAACCCTTCGACAGGGTGATGGAACGTCACGGCTCCTTGCTCGAGGCTTACGAGGGGGTCGCCTCTTGTCCTGGCGAGTGA